From Actinomyces slackii, a single genomic window includes:
- the ilvN gene encoding acetolactate synthase small subunit, translated as MSHKHTLSVLVENKPGVLTRVSALFTRRGFNIHSLAVGPTEHEAISRITVIADAEGLAMEQVIKQLNKLVNVLKIVELDPDTSLARELYLIKVRADDSNRTAVLQIVDLFRAHVVDVAPTSVVIETIGSESKIQALLTALEPHGVKEIVQSGTVAITRGPRSITDQLKEK; from the coding sequence GTGAGCCACAAGCACACGCTGTCCGTCCTGGTCGAGAACAAGCCCGGCGTGCTCACGCGCGTCTCGGCGCTGTTCACCCGACGCGGCTTCAACATCCACTCCCTGGCCGTGGGGCCCACCGAGCACGAGGCCATCTCGCGCATCACGGTGATCGCCGACGCCGAGGGGCTGGCCATGGAGCAGGTCATCAAGCAGCTCAACAAGCTCGTCAACGTCCTCAAGATCGTCGAGCTCGATCCTGATACGTCCCTGGCGCGCGAGCTCTACCTCATCAAGGTTCGGGCCGACGACTCCAACCGCACCGCGGTCCTGCAGATCGTCGACCTGTTCCGGGCGCATGTCGTGGACGTCGCCCCCACATCGGTGGTCATCGAGACCATCGGCTCGGAATCCAAGATCCAAGCGCTGCTGACGGCCCTGGAGCCCCACGGCGTCAAGGAGATCGTCCAGTCCGGCACCGTCGCGATCACTCGCGGCCCTCGATCCATCACCGACCAACTCAAGGAGAAGTGA
- the ilvC gene encoding ketol-acid reductoisomerase, with the protein MAAEKFYDDDADLSIIQSKKVAIIGYGSQGHAHALNLRDSGVEVVVGLREGSASVAKAEEAGLTVKPIAEAVAWADVVVVLAPDQVQAALYTAEIEPNIKPGSALLFSHGFNIHFGYIRPSEQIDVVMVAPKGPGHTVRREYEAGRGVPVLVCVEQDASGSAWELALSYAKGVGGTRAGAIKTTFREETETDLFGEQTVLCGGVSQLIQYGFETLTEAGYQPEMAYFEVLHELKLIVDLIVEGGISKQRWSISDTAEYGDYVSGPRVITPEVKEHMKEVLADIQDGTFAKRFMEDQAAGGPEFKELRAKGEGHPIETVGREVRSMFAWRADLDQDYTEGSVAR; encoded by the coding sequence ATGGCAGCTGAGAAGTTCTACGACGACGACGCCGACCTGTCGATCATCCAGTCCAAGAAGGTCGCGATCATCGGCTACGGCTCCCAGGGGCACGCCCACGCCCTCAACCTGCGCGACTCGGGCGTGGAGGTGGTCGTGGGCCTGCGCGAGGGCTCGGCCTCCGTGGCCAAGGCCGAGGAGGCCGGCCTGACCGTCAAGCCCATCGCCGAGGCCGTGGCCTGGGCCGACGTCGTCGTGGTGCTGGCTCCCGACCAGGTCCAGGCCGCCCTGTACACCGCGGAGATCGAGCCCAACATCAAGCCGGGCTCGGCCCTGCTGTTCTCCCACGGGTTCAACATCCACTTCGGCTACATCAGGCCCTCCGAGCAGATCGACGTCGTCATGGTCGCCCCCAAGGGCCCCGGCCACACGGTGCGCCGCGAGTACGAGGCGGGCCGCGGGGTGCCGGTCCTGGTCTGCGTGGAGCAGGACGCCAGCGGATCGGCCTGGGAGCTGGCGCTGTCCTACGCCAAGGGCGTGGGCGGAACCCGGGCGGGGGCCATCAAGACCACCTTCCGCGAGGAGACCGAGACCGACCTCTTCGGCGAGCAGACCGTCCTGTGCGGGGGCGTCTCCCAGCTCATCCAGTACGGCTTCGAGACCCTGACCGAGGCCGGCTACCAGCCCGAGATGGCCTACTTCGAGGTCCTCCACGAGCTCAAGCTCATCGTGGACCTCATCGTGGAGGGCGGTATCTCCAAGCAGCGCTGGTCCATCTCCGACACCGCCGAGTACGGCGACTACGTCTCCGGGCCGCGCGTCATCACCCCGGAGGTCAAGGAGCACATGAAGGAGGTCCTGGCCGACATCCAGGACGGGACCTTCGCCAAGCGCTTCATGGAGGACCAGGCCGCCGGCGGACCGGAGTTCAAGGAGCTGCGGGCCAAGGGCGAGGGCCACCCGATCGAGACGGTGGGCCGTGAGGTGCGCTCCATGTTCGCCTGGCGCGCCGACCTGGACCAGGACTACACCGAGGGCTCCGTGGCTCGCTGA
- a CDS encoding UvrD-helicase domain-containing protein, with translation MSKAMNALFGALPMPGAQPAAEAALPALAAPDDAWEPTEAPPAPEDLEDLEQAPQDASAVAPTWEERQAELAALVAGAQARAAAQAQDAVGPQGRAGSQARATGPWGVSVADPQALIEGLNPAQAEAVIHAGSPLLIIAGAGSGKTRVLTHRIAHLIATGRARPGEILAITFTNKAAAEMRERVSALVGPAGERMWVSTFHSACVRILRREHEAAGLRSTFSIYDAADSTRLITLIVRELGIDPKRFTPKVLAHRISDLKNELITPAQFAETAQTSNPLERHLAEVYPAYAARLAAANALDFDDIIMRTVQLLQARPAVAEMYRRRFRHILVDEYQDTNHAQYVLVRELVGPGASGAASPLTPGELTVVGDSDQSIYAFRGATIRNIEEFEKDYPSARTILLEQNYRSTQNILAAANAVIARNTGRRAKNLWTDSGDGAPVVGYVADSEHDEARWISQEIDRLSDEHGLRPADVAVFYRTNAQSRALEEVFIRSGQPYKVVGGTRFYERREIKDAIAYLRAVDNPDDDVNLRRILNVPKRGLGDKAEAALAEHASRHAISFGLAIADAAGALREGAGEAGAAGARGAAEPSEPPAVEGLTTRARNQVRGFHELLTSLRHMLAAGDGVADILDAALDSSGYLAELRASDDPQDATRVENLAELHSVATDFQGANPDGSLADFLERVSLVADSDQLPDAPEQDQGQITLMTVHTAKGLEFPAVFVTGMEDGTFPHMRALAEDSELAEERRLAYVALTRARERLYLTRAAVRSAWGAANAMPASRFLDDIPEQTMEWKRLASSSELLRGSTGWGSGWGEGGFSGRSSRAGRSTRTEDDDFAPPVGAGTRTGRLGRVESAKDRAAKRVEARRARAGKPEQAPADLPACVAGIRVGDQVRHDSYGLGTVVGLEGAGRSTTARVEFVIDGVTVTKRLILRYAPVAKV, from the coding sequence ATGAGTAAAGCGATGAACGCCCTCTTCGGGGCCCTGCCCATGCCTGGCGCCCAGCCCGCCGCCGAGGCCGCCCTGCCCGCACTGGCCGCCCCCGACGACGCCTGGGAGCCCACCGAGGCCCCGCCTGCCCCCGAGGACCTCGAGGACCTCGAACAGGCCCCCCAGGATGCCTCGGCCGTGGCCCCCACCTGGGAGGAGCGCCAGGCCGAGCTGGCCGCCCTCGTCGCCGGAGCTCAGGCCCGGGCCGCCGCCCAGGCTCAGGACGCCGTCGGCCCTCAGGGGCGCGCCGGCTCCCAGGCGAGGGCCACGGGGCCCTGGGGCGTGAGCGTCGCCGACCCCCAGGCCCTCATCGAGGGCCTCAACCCCGCTCAGGCCGAGGCCGTCATCCACGCCGGCTCCCCCCTGCTCATCATCGCCGGCGCCGGCTCGGGCAAGACCCGCGTGCTCACCCACCGCATCGCCCATCTCATCGCCACCGGTCGCGCACGCCCCGGGGAGATCCTGGCCATCACCTTCACCAACAAGGCGGCCGCAGAGATGCGCGAGCGGGTATCGGCTCTGGTGGGCCCGGCCGGGGAGCGCATGTGGGTCTCCACCTTCCACTCCGCCTGCGTGCGCATCCTGCGCCGTGAGCATGAGGCCGCGGGGCTGCGCTCGACCTTCTCCATCTACGACGCCGCCGACTCCACCCGCCTCATCACCCTCATCGTGCGCGAGCTGGGGATCGACCCCAAGCGCTTCACCCCCAAGGTCCTGGCCCACCGCATCTCGGACCTGAAGAACGAGCTCATCACGCCGGCGCAGTTCGCCGAGACCGCCCAGACCTCCAACCCCCTGGAGCGCCACCTCGCGGAGGTCTACCCCGCCTACGCCGCCCGCCTGGCCGCCGCCAACGCCCTGGACTTCGACGACATCATCATGCGCACCGTCCAGCTCCTCCAGGCCCGGCCCGCGGTGGCCGAGATGTACCGGCGCCGCTTCCGCCACATCCTGGTCGACGAGTACCAGGACACCAACCACGCCCAGTACGTGCTCGTGCGCGAGCTGGTCGGCCCCGGCGCCTCAGGGGCCGCCTCGCCCCTGACGCCTGGGGAGCTGACGGTGGTGGGCGACTCCGACCAGTCCATCTACGCCTTCCGCGGTGCCACCATCCGCAACATCGAGGAGTTCGAGAAGGACTACCCCTCGGCCCGGACCATCCTGCTGGAGCAGAACTACCGCTCCACCCAGAACATCCTGGCCGCCGCCAACGCCGTCATCGCCCGCAACACGGGGCGCCGAGCCAAGAACCTGTGGACCGACTCCGGCGACGGCGCCCCGGTGGTGGGCTACGTGGCCGACTCCGAGCACGACGAGGCCCGATGGATCAGCCAGGAGATCGACCGCCTGTCCGATGAGCACGGGCTGCGGCCCGCGGATGTGGCCGTCTTCTACCGCACCAACGCCCAGTCCCGGGCCCTGGAGGAGGTCTTCATCCGCTCCGGTCAGCCCTACAAGGTGGTCGGCGGCACCCGCTTCTACGAGCGGCGCGAGATCAAGGACGCCATCGCCTACCTGCGCGCCGTGGACAACCCGGATGACGATGTCAACCTGCGCCGCATCCTCAACGTCCCCAAGCGCGGCCTGGGGGACAAGGCCGAGGCCGCCCTGGCGGAGCACGCCTCGCGCCACGCCATCTCCTTCGGCCTGGCCATCGCCGACGCCGCCGGCGCCCTGCGCGAGGGGGCCGGCGAGGCCGGGGCGGCCGGGGCAAGGGGGGCCGCCGAGCCGAGCGAGCCCCCGGCCGTCGAGGGGCTGACCACCAGGGCGCGCAACCAGGTGCGCGGCTTCCACGAGCTGCTGACCTCACTGCGGCACATGCTCGCTGCGGGTGACGGCGTGGCCGACATCCTCGATGCCGCCCTGGACTCCTCGGGCTACCTGGCCGAGCTGCGCGCCTCCGATGACCCCCAGGACGCCACCCGCGTGGAGAACCTCGCCGAGCTCCACTCCGTGGCCACCGACTTCCAGGGCGCCAACCCCGATGGATCCCTGGCCGACTTCCTGGAACGGGTCTCCCTGGTGGCCGACTCCGATCAGCTGCCCGACGCCCCCGAGCAGGATCAGGGGCAGATCACCCTCATGACCGTCCACACCGCCAAGGGCCTGGAGTTCCCCGCCGTCTTCGTCACCGGCATGGAGGACGGCACCTTCCCGCATATGCGGGCCCTGGCCGAGGACTCCGAGCTGGCCGAGGAGCGTCGTCTGGCCTACGTGGCCCTGACCCGTGCCCGCGAGCGCCTCTACCTCACCCGCGCAGCGGTGCGCAGCGCCTGGGGGGCGGCCAATGCGATGCCGGCCTCCCGCTTCCTCGACGACATCCCCGAGCAGACCATGGAGTGGAAGCGCCTGGCCTCCTCCAGTGAGCTCCTGCGCGGCTCCACGGGCTGGGGCAGCGGCTGGGGTGAGGGCGGATTCTCAGGGCGCTCATCGCGAGCCGGGCGGTCGACCCGCACCGAGGATGATGACTTCGCCCCGCCGGTGGGCGCGGGGACTCGCACGGGTCGGCTCGGGCGCGTCGAGAGCGCCAAGGACCGGGCGGCCAAGCGGGTCGAGGCGCGCAGGGCCCGCGCCGGGAAGCCCGAGCAGGCTCCGGCCGATCTTCCCGCCTGCGTGGCCGGGATCCGAGTCGGCGACCAGGTGCGCCACGACTCCTACGGCCTGGGCACGGTCGTTGGTCTGGAGGGGGCCGGGCGCTCGACCACGGCGCGCGTGGAGTTCGTCATCGACGGGGTCACCGTCACCAAGCGCCTCATCCTGCGCTACGCCCCGGTCGCCAAGGTGTGA
- a CDS encoding glycoside hydrolase family 3 protein, whose product MTPSDVAQGSVQLQGEDAKDAWVDPRLADLCRRAAARGTVLLRNDGALPLASQAPVAVFGRVQVDWFAVGYGSGGDVNAAYTTTLLDSLVAAGVAVDEELAAEYRRWCADNPPPSGEWGQWPRFFEEMPISDEAIERAAQAARTAIVVVGRAAGEDRENVLEPGSFYLTGAEESLLERVGRAFESMVVVVNTGNVMDLSWADRLGAGALILAWPGGMEGARALADALTGAVEPGGRLTSAIAHEYQDYPSAPDFGAEDYNNYSEDVFVGYRFFETFAPGDVQFPFGFGLGYTTWRIDPAGLSGPDDSDGRALRVRAAVTNTGERSGSTVVQVYAAPPAGQTGMTRPERSLVGFTRTPELEPGARAEVEISVPMRRLAVFDDHGVTGHPDAWVLEAGSYPILVGDDVQSTRSAGTVEVAELEVVRQCEEALAPSETFNRMVVSRDADGVPMPGWQEAPTATADLRARIEERLPTEVPPVPGSRIGFAEVVAGRAGIEDFLAQLSIEELADLTFGDITMDSPLGAPGNAGALGGVTPSLRSRGIPAAITTDGPSGLRLATHAALLPCGTALASTWDTALIEELAALHGQEMVAKGSDILLAPGMNIHRNPLCGRNFEYFSEDPLLTGLCAAAVVRGLQSQGVAACPKHFAANNQETARTVSDSRVSARALREIYLRGFEICVEEAAPRVIMTSYNKINGQWAHYNYDLVSTILRREWGYAGLVITDWWMRYAPDPLFPGLADSATRVRAGVDVLMPGGRAHTSTHEEGHDDSIVEGHREAGLTLGEVQASARRVLELLVALHR is encoded by the coding sequence ATGACTCCCAGCGATGTCGCACAAGGATCCGTTCAACTCCAGGGTGAGGATGCCAAGGACGCCTGGGTCGACCCCCGCCTCGCGGACCTGTGCCGGCGGGCGGCCGCTCGCGGGACGGTCCTGCTGCGCAATGACGGCGCCCTTCCACTGGCCTCTCAGGCTCCTGTGGCGGTCTTCGGGCGCGTCCAGGTCGACTGGTTCGCGGTGGGCTACGGATCGGGGGGAGACGTCAACGCCGCCTACACCACCACTCTCCTGGACAGCCTGGTCGCCGCCGGGGTCGCTGTCGATGAGGAGCTGGCGGCCGAGTACCGCCGCTGGTGCGCGGACAATCCTCCCCCCAGCGGCGAGTGGGGCCAGTGGCCGCGCTTCTTCGAGGAGATGCCGATCAGTGATGAGGCCATCGAGCGGGCGGCGCAGGCGGCCCGCACGGCGATCGTCGTCGTGGGCAGGGCCGCGGGCGAGGATCGGGAGAATGTGCTGGAGCCGGGCTCCTTCTACCTGACCGGGGCGGAGGAGTCCCTTCTGGAGCGGGTGGGACGGGCCTTTGAGTCGATGGTCGTGGTGGTCAACACCGGCAACGTCATGGATCTGTCCTGGGCCGACCGCCTGGGCGCCGGGGCCCTGATCCTGGCCTGGCCCGGCGGGATGGAGGGGGCCCGGGCGCTGGCGGATGCGCTCACCGGCGCCGTCGAGCCCGGTGGGCGCCTGACCAGCGCGATCGCCCACGAGTACCAGGACTACCCCAGTGCCCCCGACTTCGGTGCCGAGGACTACAACAACTACAGCGAGGACGTGTTCGTCGGCTACCGCTTCTTCGAGACCTTCGCCCCGGGGGACGTGCAGTTCCCCTTCGGCTTCGGCCTGGGCTACACCACCTGGCGCATCGACCCGGCCGGCCTGAGCGGGCCCGACGACAGTGATGGCCGTGCCCTGAGGGTGCGAGCCGCCGTCACCAACACCGGGGAGCGCTCGGGCTCGACCGTCGTGCAGGTCTACGCGGCCCCACCGGCCGGGCAGACCGGGATGACACGTCCCGAGCGCAGCCTGGTGGGCTTCACCCGCACCCCCGAGCTGGAGCCGGGGGCGCGGGCGGAGGTGGAGATCAGCGTCCCGATGCGCCGCCTGGCGGTGTTCGACGACCACGGAGTCACCGGCCATCCCGACGCCTGGGTCCTGGAGGCGGGCAGCTACCCGATCCTCGTGGGCGACGACGTCCAGTCCACCCGTTCGGCGGGCACCGTTGAGGTGGCCGAGCTGGAGGTCGTGCGCCAGTGCGAGGAGGCCCTGGCCCCGAGCGAGACTTTCAACCGCATGGTGGTCAGCCGGGATGCCGATGGCGTGCCGATGCCCGGCTGGCAGGAGGCGCCCACCGCGACCGCGGACCTGCGCGCCCGGATCGAGGAGCGCCTGCCCACCGAGGTCCCACCCGTGCCGGGCAGCCGGATCGGCTTCGCCGAGGTGGTCGCCGGCAGGGCCGGGATCGAGGACTTCCTGGCCCAGCTGAGCATCGAGGAGCTGGCGGACCTGACCTTCGGGGACATCACCATGGACTCCCCGCTGGGGGCGCCGGGCAATGCCGGCGCCCTGGGCGGGGTGACGCCGAGCCTGCGCAGCCGCGGCATCCCGGCGGCCATCACCACGGACGGCCCCTCGGGGCTGCGCCTGGCGACGCATGCGGCCCTCCTGCCCTGCGGCACGGCCCTGGCCTCGACCTGGGACACCGCGCTCATCGAGGAGCTGGCCGCCCTCCACGGCCAGGAGATGGTGGCCAAGGGCTCGGACATCCTGCTGGCACCGGGCATGAACATCCACCGCAACCCGCTGTGCGGCCGTAACTTCGAGTACTTCAGTGAGGACCCCCTGCTGACGGGGCTGTGCGCGGCCGCCGTGGTGCGGGGCCTCCAGTCCCAGGGGGTCGCCGCCTGCCCCAAGCACTTCGCCGCCAACAACCAGGAGACGGCCCGCACCGTCAGCGACTCGCGAGTCTCAGCCCGAGCGCTGCGAGAGATCTACCTGCGGGGCTTCGAGATCTGCGTGGAGGAGGCGGCCCCGCGGGTCATCATGACCAGCTACAACAAGATCAACGGGCAGTGGGCGCACTACAACTACGACCTGGTCTCCACGATCCTGCGCCGGGAGTGGGGCTACGCGGGGCTGGTGATCACCGACTGGTGGATGCGCTACGCCCCCGACCCGCTGTTCCCGGGGCTGGCGGACTCGGCCACCCGGGTGCGCGCGGGTGTCGATGTGCTCATGCCCGGGGGGCGCGCCCACACCTCCACTCATGAGGAGGGGCACGACGACTCCATCGTCGAGGGCCACCGCGAGGCAGGGCTGACCCTCGGCGAGGTCCAGGCCAGTGCCCGCCGCGTCCTGGAGCTCCTGGTGGCGCTGCACCGCTGA